The Ahaetulla prasina isolate Xishuangbanna chromosome 4, ASM2864084v1, whole genome shotgun sequence genome has a window encoding:
- the LOC131197249 gene encoding histone H4, whose protein sequence is MSGRGKGGKGLGKGGAKRHRKVLRDNIQGITKPAIRRLARRGGVKRISGLIYEETRGVLKVFLENVIRDAVTYTEHAKRKTVTAMDVVYALKRQGRTLYGFGG, encoded by the coding sequence ATGTCTGGACGCGGAAAAGGAGGCAAGGGCTTGGGAAAAGGAGGCGCGAAGAGGCACCGCAAAGTCCTTCGCGATAACATCCAGGGCATCACCAAGCCGGCCATCCGCCGTCTGGCTCGCCGCGGAGGAGTGAAGCGTATTTCGGGCTTGATCTACGAAGAAACCCGCGGCGTCCTGAAGGTTTTCCTGGAGAACGTGATTCGCGACGCCGTCACCTATACTGAGCACGCCAAGAGGAAGACGGTCACTGCCATGGATGTGGTCTACGCCTTGAAGCGCCAGGGCCGCACTCTCTACGGCTTCGGCGGTTAA
- the LOC131197248 gene encoding histone H2B 1/2/3/4/6-like — MPEPAKSAPVPKKGSKKAITKTQKKGDKKRKKSRKESYSIYVYKVLKQVHPDTGISSKAMSIMNSFVNDIFERIAAEASRLAHYNKRSTITSREVQTAVRLLLPGELAKHAVSEGTKAVTKYTSSK, encoded by the coding sequence ATGCCTGAACCGGCTAAATCCGCTCCGGTGCCCAAAAAGGGCTCCAAGAAAGCCATCACCAAGACCCAGAAGAAAGGGGACAAGAAGCGCAAGAAGAGCCGCAAGGAGAGCTACTCCATCTACGTCTATAAGGTGCTGAAGCAGGTCCATCCCGACACCGGCATCTCCTCCAAGGCCATGAGCATCATGAATTCCTTCGTCAACGACATCTTCGAGCGCATCGCGGCCGAGGCTTCCCGCCTGGCTCACTACAACAAGCGCTCCACCATCACCTCCCGCGAGGTCCAGACGGCCGTCCGCCTCCTCCTGCCCGGAGAGCTGGCCAAACACGCCGTCTCCGAGGGCACCAAGGCCGTCACCAAATATACCAGCTCCAAGTAG